One window of the Podospora pseudocomata strain CBS 415.72m chromosome 7, whole genome shotgun sequence genome contains the following:
- a CDS encoding hypothetical protein (CAZy:CE1; EggNog:ENOG503NW46; COG:S; MEROPS:MER0043126), translating into MSLISTLARRQLTRQVPQLTHTTTRSFTTTVKMALEIKAEITTFNGKLYKLTHPSTTTSTPMSLNLFIPPSALSKTTPAPVLIYLSGLTCSPENCTEKGFFQHRASQLGLALVYPDTSPRGLSIPGQSDSWDFGEAASFYLDATADPWKENYKMETYITTELPSVLFSSPHLGPYLDKERVSITGHSMGGHGALTLYLKHQDKYKSVSAFAPIANPTKCPWGEKAFKGYLAGGLEEGKKHDAVELLRSGIWKGGDLKALVDVGTGDNFYKNGQLLPENLEAVVKEMGLEGLKVRYHEGYDHSYYFMASFSGEHVEHAARHLGLL; encoded by the coding sequence ATGTCCCTCATCTCGACTCTCGCCCGTCGTCAACTCACTCGTCAAGTCCCCCAACTTactcacaccaccacccgttccttcaccaccaccgtcaaaATGGCCCTCGAAATCAAAGCCGAAATCACCACCTTCAACGGCAAGCTCTACAAgctcacccacccctccaccacaacctcaacccccatgTCCCTAaacctcttcatccccccctccgccctctccaaaaccacccccgcccccgtgTTAATCTACCTCTCGGGCCTGACCTGCTCCCCGGAAAACTGCACGGAAAAAGGCTTCTTCCAACACCGCGCCTCCCAGCTCGGCCTAGCCCTCGTCTACCCCGACACCTCCCCCCGCGGCCTCTCCATCCCGGGGCAATCCGACTCCTGGGACTTTGGCGAGGCGGCATCCTTCTACCTCGACGCCACTGCCGATCCCTGGAAGGAAAACTACAAGATGGAAACTtacatcaccaccgaactcccctccgtcctcttttcctccccccatctcGGTCCTTACCTTGATAAGGAACGAGTCTCCATCACGGGTCACAGCATGGGCGGACACGGGGCGTTAACCCTCTACCTCAAGCACCAAGACAAATACAAATCTGTCAGTGCCTTCGCCCCGATTGCAAACCCGACAAAGTGTCCCTGGGGGGAAAAGGCGTTCAAGGGGTACCTAGCCGGTGGACTCGAGGAAGGCAAGAAGCACGACGCTGTCGAGTTGTTGAGATCGGGGAtttggaaggggggtgaCCTCAAGGCCCTCGTCGATGTTGGCACCGGGGACAATTTCTACAAGAATGGGCAGCTGCTTCCCGAGAATCTGGAGGCGGTGGTCAAggagatggggttggaggggttgaaggtgaggtATCATGAGGGCTATGATCACAGTTATTACTTTATGGCGAGTTTTAGTGGGGAGCATGTTGAGCATGCGGCGAGGCATCTTGGGTTGCTTTGA
- a CDS encoding hypothetical protein (EggNog:ENOG503PEWH) produces the protein MSTKPRLPNSTPYHPSTLSYPATNHAHTTAITANMSPLPKRTIFLLGLFLMTTQANPLDAHPKPRRSIGGVLICTNPNATGVCTHETYQLNKCYNLPDALRNNAATFAPDPGNFFCYPYLKVCGGICTSPEGCTMGPVDSDYPHRYNLTAVSWDRFITSFDCLLK, from the exons ATGTCCACCAAACCAAGGCTACCGAACAGCACACCATACCACCCTTCCACTCTCTCTTacccagccaccaaccaCGCACACACAACCGCCATCACAGCTAACAtgtctcccctccccaaacgcaccatcttcctcctcggtctcTTCCTTATGACCACCCAAGCAAACCCCCTGGACgcccaccccaaaccacgGCGTTCCATCGGCGGC GTCCTAATctgcaccaaccccaacgccacCGGCGTCTGCACCCACGAAACCTACCAACTCAACAAGTGCTACAACCTCCCCGACGCTCTTCGGAACAACGCTGCCACCTTTGCGCCAGACCCCGGTAATTTCTTTTGTTATCCTTACCT CAAGGTCTGCGGCGGTATTTGCACCTCACCTGAGGGTTGCACCATGGGACCTGTCGACTCTGACTACCCCCACCGGTACAACCTTACGGCCGTGAGCTGGGACCGGTTTATTACTTCGTTTGATTGTCTTTTGAAGTGA
- the GPI10 gene encoding glycosylphosphatidylinositol anchor biosynthesis (CAZy:GT22; COG:G; BUSCO:EOG09260UJK; EggNog:ENOG503NV7H): protein MVKMEKDTVKKPPGPRIEKPAEKDGRVHAQVAAAQVGDILSVLLAFRFINSLFVKTFFQPDEYFQALEPAWRMAFGEGSGAWMTWEWEYQLRSSLHPAVFGAAYKLAETVMSAMHLFPPFIASMLVVLPGALQSVFAALGDFYMWKLAMDVYGRESYAPWAALWMTVLNPWQWYCSTRTFSNSLETTLTIAALSYWPWELLADAKETKEERLKQKGRLNSLRTSLFLAAIAVLLRPTNLFIWLGIIALTLTRLTLDGQSPITHTTFPAFLRETVLCGSVALAISVVSDRLYFGFWTFPPYKWLYFNMSQSLAVFYGRMPWHYYLSQGIPLLTTTFLPFALLGIYKATLTSAKPTTLLSARPTSLSTTSSNTLKTLSFALIGMITILSLISHKEVRFIYPLLPILHILAAPYVTSFFTTPPTTPSKPLVLRHKIFLANILSINLLLAGYLSLFHQPAPISVLSFLRSEYERLHPDSLSLSAPPQEQKELFALFLTPCHTTPWRSHLVWPGLRARALTCEPPLHTAPGTPERENYLDEADRFYAEDAETGKYGGVFLRREMWPQFFDGGDGRKGEEIPRFVVGFEGIEGVLGEFFGGEGEKMGVKMKKVWEGWNGLVNEDWRRGGRLVVWDTGVYPDGGGEVVDGGSKDEL, encoded by the exons ATGGTCAAGATGGAGAAAGATACCGTCAAGAAACCCCCAGGGCCGAGAATAGAAAAGCCAGCCGAGAAAGATGGCAGGGTGCACGCGCAGGTCGCGGCTGCTCAAGTCGGGGATATTCTCAGTGTGTTGCTGGCATTTCGGTTCATCAACTCTCTTTTTGTCAAGACATTCTTTCAACCAGATGAATATTTCCAGGCCTTGGAGCCGGCGTGGAGGATGGCTTTTGGGGAAGGCAGTGGTGCTTGGATGACTTGG GAATGGGAATATCAACTGCGGTCTTCACTTCACCCAGCCGTATTTGGCGCCGCGTACAAGCTTGCCGAGACTGTCATGAGTGCCATGCATTTGTTTCCACCCTTCATCGCTTCCATGTTGGTGGTTTTGCCAGGGGCTTTGCAGTCTGTGTTTGCTGCCTTGGGAGACTTTTACATGTGGAAGCTGGCCATGGATGTCtatgggagggagagttATGCTCCTTGGGCTGCT TTGTGGATGACCGTTCTCAATCCCTGGCAGTGGTACTGCTCAACAAGAACATTTTCCAACTCTCTCGAGACAACCCTCACCATTGCTGCTCTTTCCTACTGGCCTTGGGAGCTCCTTGCAGATGCCAAGGAAACCAAAGAAGAGCGCCTGAAGCAAAAAGGGAGACTCAACAGCTTGAGAACATCCCTCTTCCTAGCAGCCATCGCCGTCCTCCTTCGCCCAACAAATCTCTTCATCTGGCTCGGCATCATCGCCCTGaccctcacccgcctcacTCTCGACGGCCAGTCCCccatcacacacaccaccttcCCTGCCTTCCTCAGAGAAACCGTCCTCTGTGGTTCCGTtgccctcgccatctcggTTGTCTCTGACCGCCTCTACTTTGGCTTCTGGACCTTCCCTCCTTACAAATGGCTCTACTTCAACATGTCCCAGTCCCTCGCCGTCTTTTACGGCCGGATGCCCTGGCACTATTACCTCTCCCAGGGCATtcctctcctcaccaccaccttcctcccctttgcCCTGCTGGGCATCTACAAagccaccctcacctccgccaaacccaccaccctcctctctgCCCGTCCAacatccctctccaccacctcatccaacaccctcaagaCTTTGTCTTTTGCCCTCATAGGCATgatcaccatcctctccctaaTCTCCCACAAAGAAGTCCGCTTCAtctaccccctcctccccatcctgcACATCCTCGCAGCACCCTACGTAAccagcttcttcaccactcctcccaccaccccatccaaacCTTTGGTGCTGCGCCACAaaatcttcctcgccaacatcctctccatcaacctcctcctcgcggggtatctctccctcttccaccagCCCGCGCCCATCTCTGTCCTTTCCTTCCTGAGAAGTGAATACGAGCGCCTCCACCCTGACTCCCTTTCTTTGAGTGCTCCCCCACAGGAACAAAAAGAATTATTCGCCCTATTCCTCACCCCCTGTCACACGACACCGTGGAGGTCGCATCTTGTCTGGCCGGGGCTGAGGGCTAGGGCGTTGACCTGTGAGCCGCCGTTGCATACTGCTCCGGGGACGCCTGAACGGGAAAACTATCTCGACGAGGCGGATAGGTTTTACGCGGAGGATGCAGAGACAGGGAAGTATGGGGGGGTGTTTCTGAGGCGGGAGATGTGGCCGCAGttttttgatgggggtgacgggagaaaaggggaggagataCCGAGGTTTGTGGTTGGTTTTGAGGGGAttgagggggtgttgggggagttttttgggggtgagggagaaaagatgggggtgaagatgaaaaaggtttgggaggggtggaatGGGCTTGTTAATGaggattggaggaggggtgggaggttggttgtTTGGGACACGGGGGTTTATCctgatggcggtggggaggtggtggatgggggaaGTAAAGATGAGTTGTGA